The following are encoded together in the Nocardioides okcheonensis genome:
- a CDS encoding tetratricopeptide repeat protein, whose amino-acid sequence MTQQPFSRPGAIDLSGLGQPPAPQQAAAPAAQGGSGGAYSVTITQENFQQVLQESMTAPVVMVFHSARQAPGSEQYAADVAAVAEQQEGRLLAALVDVDAQPEIAQAMQIPQVPLMMVVLDGRPVTQPIPGALSAEELTTLFAQLGQQLTAQGITGRHQPRASAAPVGDDEDEVVDPRYAPAQDALAAGDIDGAVAEYQRLVDANPADVEAAGGLAIAKVMQRTQGVDLNAARAAAADAPDDVDAQTMVADLDMLGGHVEDAFARLVNLVARTSDKDREKARDHLLGLFAAVGNDDPRVLAGRRSLASALF is encoded by the coding sequence ATGACGCAGCAGCCGTTCAGCCGTCCAGGTGCCATCGACCTCTCCGGGCTCGGGCAGCCCCCTGCCCCGCAGCAGGCGGCGGCGCCCGCCGCGCAGGGCGGGTCGGGCGGGGCGTACTCCGTCACGATCACCCAGGAGAACTTCCAGCAGGTCCTGCAGGAGTCGATGACCGCGCCGGTGGTGATGGTCTTCCACTCCGCCCGTCAGGCGCCGGGCAGCGAGCAGTACGCCGCCGACGTGGCCGCGGTCGCCGAGCAGCAGGAGGGACGCCTGCTCGCCGCGCTGGTCGACGTGGACGCCCAGCCCGAGATCGCGCAGGCGATGCAGATCCCGCAGGTGCCGCTGATGATGGTCGTGCTCGACGGCCGGCCGGTGACCCAGCCGATCCCCGGCGCGCTGTCGGCCGAGGAGCTGACCACGCTGTTCGCCCAGCTCGGCCAGCAGCTCACCGCCCAGGGGATCACCGGTCGCCACCAGCCGCGCGCGAGCGCGGCGCCGGTCGGCGACGACGAGGACGAGGTCGTCGACCCGCGCTACGCGCCCGCCCAGGACGCGCTCGCCGCCGGTGACATCGACGGCGCGGTCGCCGAGTACCAGAGGCTCGTCGACGCCAACCCGGCGGACGTCGAGGCGGCCGGCGGCCTGGCCATCGCCAAGGTCATGCAGCGGACCCAGGGCGTCGACCTCAACGCCGCCCGCGCGGCCGCGGCCGACGCCCCCGACGACGTCGACGCGCAGACGATGGTCGCCGACCTCGACATGCTCGGCGGGCACGTCGAGGACGCCTTCGCCCGGCTGGTCAACCTGGTCGCGCGCACCAGCGACAAGGACCGCGAGAAGGCGCGCGACCACCTGCTCGGCCTGTTCGCGGCGGTCGGCAACGACGACCCGCGCGTGCTCGCGGGCCGCCGCAGCCTGGCCTCGGCGCTCTTCTGA
- the ppdK gene encoding pyruvate, phosphate dikinase → MPPMTWVYDFAEGNKDQKDLLGGKGANLAEMTNLGLPVPPGFTISTETCRAYLALQESGEGGQPDGLADEVTEHLAALEEAMGKKLGDADDPLLVSVRSGAKFSMPGMMETVLNVGLNDTSVGGLAARSDSDRFAQDSYRRLLQMFGGTVLHVDSELFSDALDEAKRAKGTESDLDLDADDLRGVVATFKQIIKDQTGRDFPQDPREQMDLAIHAVFDSWNTDRARLYRRQERIPEDLGTAVNVQAMVFGNFGMDSGSGVAFTRDPASGNQGVYGDYLQNAQGEDVVAGIRNTVSLADMSDIDRTSYDDLMDIMNRLERHYRDMCDIEFTVERGKLWMLQTRVGKRTPEAAFRIAVHMVDEGLIEMDEAVLRVTGDQLAQLMFPRFDETSERTLLAKGMNASPGAAVGKAVFDSDTAVEWTARGEDVILVRKETNPDDLRGMVAARGILTSRGGKTSHAAVVARGMGRTCVCGAESLDVDTRARQFRVRDGETISEGDVISIDGTTGEVFAGAVPVADSVVVRHFEGEKLDDDLAHAVARIMAHADGARRLRVRTNADTPDDAARARRFGAQGIGLCRTEHMFLGERRELVEKLIVAEDDEGVEAALAELLPLQRQDFTEIFEAMDGLPVTIRLLDPPLHEFLPDLTELSVEVALAEERGEVDEHAVTLLTHVRRLHEQNPMLGLRGVRLGIQIPGLFRMQGRAIAEAAADRMAVHGAPRPEIMVPLVASVRELQIVRAELEQQVAEVEEERGIKLDIAIGTMIELPRAAFLANRIAKSADFFSFGTNDLTQMAWGFSRDDVEASFFSRYFEHGIFDVSPFESLDQLGVGGMVEMGTKKGRKTKADLKIGVCGEHGGDPRSVHFFDEIGLNYVSCSPFRVPVARLEAGRSVLQRR, encoded by the coding sequence ATGCCTCCCATGACCTGGGTCTACGACTTCGCTGAGGGCAACAAGGACCAGAAGGACCTGCTGGGCGGCAAGGGCGCCAACCTGGCCGAGATGACCAACCTCGGTCTCCCGGTGCCACCGGGGTTCACGATCTCCACCGAGACGTGCCGCGCCTACCTCGCCCTCCAGGAGTCGGGCGAGGGCGGCCAGCCCGACGGCCTGGCCGACGAGGTCACCGAGCACCTCGCCGCGCTCGAGGAGGCGATGGGCAAGAAGCTCGGCGACGCCGACGACCCGCTGCTCGTCTCGGTGCGCTCGGGCGCGAAGTTCTCGATGCCCGGCATGATGGAGACCGTCCTCAACGTCGGCCTCAACGACACGTCGGTCGGGGGCCTGGCCGCTCGCAGCGACTCCGATCGGTTCGCGCAGGACTCCTACCGCCGCCTCCTGCAGATGTTCGGCGGCACCGTCCTGCACGTCGACTCCGAGCTGTTCTCCGACGCCCTCGACGAGGCGAAGCGCGCCAAGGGCACCGAGTCCGACCTCGACCTCGACGCCGACGACCTGCGCGGCGTCGTGGCGACGTTCAAGCAGATCATCAAGGACCAGACGGGACGCGACTTCCCGCAGGACCCGCGCGAGCAGATGGACCTCGCCATCCACGCCGTCTTCGACTCGTGGAACACCGACCGCGCCCGGCTCTACCGCCGCCAGGAGCGGATCCCGGAAGACCTCGGCACGGCCGTCAACGTCCAGGCGATGGTCTTCGGCAACTTCGGCATGGACTCCGGGTCCGGCGTCGCGTTCACCCGCGACCCGGCCAGCGGCAACCAGGGCGTCTACGGCGACTACCTGCAGAACGCCCAGGGCGAGGACGTCGTCGCCGGCATCCGCAACACCGTGTCGCTGGCCGACATGTCCGACATCGACCGGACGTCCTACGACGACCTGATGGACATCATGAACCGCCTCGAGCGGCACTACCGCGACATGTGCGACATCGAGTTCACCGTCGAGCGCGGCAAGCTCTGGATGCTGCAGACCCGCGTGGGCAAGCGCACCCCGGAGGCCGCGTTCCGGATCGCGGTGCACATGGTCGACGAGGGCCTCATCGAGATGGACGAGGCCGTGCTGCGCGTCACCGGCGACCAGCTCGCCCAGCTGATGTTCCCGCGCTTCGACGAGACCTCGGAGCGCACGCTGCTCGCCAAGGGCATGAACGCCTCACCGGGCGCCGCCGTCGGCAAGGCCGTCTTCGACTCCGACACGGCCGTCGAGTGGACCGCGCGCGGCGAGGACGTGATCCTCGTGCGCAAGGAGACCAACCCCGACGACCTGCGCGGCATGGTCGCCGCGCGCGGGATCCTGACCAGCCGTGGCGGGAAGACCTCCCACGCCGCCGTGGTCGCCCGCGGCATGGGCCGGACGTGCGTGTGCGGCGCGGAGTCGCTGGACGTCGACACCAGGGCCAGGCAGTTCCGCGTGCGCGACGGCGAGACCATCAGCGAGGGCGACGTCATCTCCATCGACGGCACGACCGGCGAGGTGTTCGCCGGCGCCGTCCCGGTCGCCGACTCGGTCGTGGTGCGCCACTTCGAGGGGGAGAAGCTCGACGACGACCTCGCCCACGCCGTCGCGCGGATCATGGCGCACGCCGACGGCGCCCGACGCCTGCGGGTGCGGACCAACGCCGACACCCCCGACGACGCCGCCCGCGCCCGCCGGTTCGGCGCCCAGGGCATCGGGCTGTGCCGCACCGAGCACATGTTCCTCGGCGAGCGCCGTGAGCTGGTCGAGAAGCTCATCGTCGCCGAGGACGACGAGGGCGTGGAGGCCGCGCTCGCCGAGCTGCTGCCGCTGCAGCGCCAGGACTTCACCGAGATCTTCGAGGCGATGGACGGCCTTCCGGTCACCATCCGGCTGCTCGACCCGCCCCTGCACGAGTTCCTGCCCGACCTCACCGAGCTGAGCGTCGAGGTCGCGCTCGCGGAGGAGCGCGGCGAGGTCGACGAGCACGCGGTCACGCTGCTGACCCACGTCCGGCGCCTGCACGAGCAGAACCCGATGCTGGGCCTGCGCGGCGTACGCCTCGGCATCCAGATCCCCGGCCTGTTCCGGATGCAGGGCCGGGCCATCGCGGAGGCCGCCGCCGACCGGATGGCCGTCCACGGCGCGCCGCGCCCGGAGATCATGGTCCCGCTGGTCGCCAGCGTCCGCGAGCTCCAGATCGTGCGCGCCGAGCTCGAGCAGCAGGTCGCGGAGGTCGAGGAGGAGCGCGGGATCAAGCTCGACATCGCCATCGGCACCATGATCGAGCTGCCGCGCGCGGCCTTCCTCGCCAACCGGATCGCGAAGTCGGCCGACTTCTTCTCCTTCGGCACCAACGACCTGACCCAGATGGCGTGGGGCTTCAGCCGCGACGACGTCGAGGCGTCGTTCTTCTCGCGCTACTTCGAGCACGGCATCTTCGACGTCTCGCCGTTCGAGTCGCTCGACCAGCTCGGCGTCGGCGGGATGGTCGAGATGGGCACCAAGAAGGGCCGCAAGACCAAGGCCGACCTCAAGATCGGCGTGTGCGGCGAGCACGGCGGCGACCCGCGGTCGGTGCACTTCTTCGACGAGATCGGGCTCAACTACGTCTCGTGCTCGCCGTTCCGCGTGCCGGTCGCCCGGCTCGAGGCCGGCCGGTCGGTGCTGCAGAGGCGCTGA
- a CDS encoding NUDIX hydrolase encodes MPEQQPTLTDGAVTLRPWRADDASEAVAGHDDEMALWFGWDASDVTEESHARAIARWQERYRAGEQASFVVEHDGAIVGSVEATRQGDAGASLSWALYSGHRGRGLAARAVRVLVDWVFADREQGGWGLQRVEARIDPRNDASRRVATRAGLRLEGAQRITPGMGDRPDATSYLVFARLVTDPPLSDPESFRSLLNSFLPRKRAIAQMLVRDPEGRVLLCQLTYKRDWDLPGGVVEVGESPRLAVGREVEEELGLTIEPGALVLTDWLPPWGGWDDAVCLVFDGGTLEPSALADVVKQEREIRDVRFCTLEEVDALAADFTARRIRSAVTGEGTYTESGR; translated from the coding sequence GTGCCTGAGCAACAGCCGACGCTGACCGACGGGGCCGTCACGCTGCGGCCATGGCGTGCCGACGACGCCTCGGAGGCCGTCGCCGGCCACGATGACGAGATGGCGCTCTGGTTCGGCTGGGACGCCTCCGACGTGACCGAGGAGTCCCACGCACGGGCGATCGCCCGGTGGCAGGAGCGCTACCGCGCGGGTGAGCAGGCCTCGTTCGTCGTGGAGCACGACGGAGCGATCGTCGGCAGCGTCGAGGCGACCCGGCAGGGGGACGCCGGCGCGAGCCTGAGCTGGGCCCTCTACTCCGGTCACCGCGGGCGTGGCCTCGCGGCCCGTGCCGTGCGCGTGCTGGTCGACTGGGTGTTCGCCGACCGGGAGCAGGGAGGTTGGGGACTGCAGCGCGTCGAGGCCCGGATCGACCCCCGCAACGACGCGAGCCGGCGAGTGGCCACCCGCGCGGGGCTCCGGCTCGAGGGGGCCCAGCGCATCACCCCCGGCATGGGCGACCGGCCCGACGCCACCTCCTACCTGGTCTTCGCCCGTCTGGTCACCGACCCTCCGCTGAGCGACCCCGAGTCGTTCCGGTCGCTGCTCAACTCCTTCCTCCCCCGCAAGCGGGCCATCGCGCAGATGCTGGTGCGCGACCCCGAGGGGCGCGTGCTGCTGTGCCAGCTGACCTACAAGCGTGACTGGGACCTGCCCGGCGGGGTGGTCGAGGTCGGCGAGTCGCCGCGGCTGGCGGTGGGCCGCGAGGTCGAGGAGGAGCTCGGGCTGACGATCGAGCCCGGCGCGCTCGTGCTGACCGACTGGCTGCCGCCGTGGGGAGGGTGGGACGACGCGGTGTGCCTGGTCTTCGACGGCGGCACCCTGGAGCCGTCCGCGCTGGCCGACGTCGTCAAGCAGGAGCGCGAGATCCGCGACGTGCGGTTCTGCACGCTGGAGGAGGTCGACGCCCTCGCCGCCGACTTCACCGCGCGCCGGATCCGCTCCGCCGTCACGGGTGAGGGGACGTATACGGAGTCCGGTCGCTGA
- the glgB gene encoding 1,4-alpha-glucan branching protein GlgB, producing the protein MTDQQSTDRTHAPGELDLHLIGEGRHEELWTVLGAQVSTGPTGEVDGTSFRVWAPNALEVQVAGEWAGWDGAAHPMTRLDGSGVWHVHVPAAGVGSQYKYRIRGADGAWVDRADPMAQYAERPPSSASVVWRSQHVWGDQDWLEARRDKQPVDEAMSVYEVHLASWRKHPHSHGPGGDLYDWDQIADALVPYVSDLGFTHVEFMPVMQHPFGGSWGYHVTSYFAADSRFGDPDGLKRLIDRLHQAGVGVILDWVPGHFATDEWALARFDGTPLYEDPNPQRGWHKEWGSHIFNFGRNEVRNFLYANAVFWLEEFHADGLRVDGVASMLYLDYAREHGEWSPNVHGGRENLEAVQFLQEMNATVYKRVPGIVTIAEESTAWPGVTGPTSEGGLGFGFKWNMGWMHDSLTYMAKDPLYRSHHHGQMTFSLVYAFAENYVLPISHDEVVHGKGSLLRKMPGDRWQQLANLRAYLAFMWAHPGKQLLFMGCELGQESEWAESRELDWWLLEHPEHAGVHAMVRDMNAAYTASGALWGRDNDPAGFQWVDANDAGRNTFSFVRRSPGSPDLVCVSNFAGQPHEGYRLGLPSAGTWTEVLNTDASAYHGSGVGNLGSITAVEGEHVGQPAHADVVVPPLATVWFRKEA; encoded by the coding sequence ATGACCGACCAGCAGAGCACCGACCGCACGCACGCACCCGGCGAGCTCGACCTGCACCTCATCGGCGAGGGCCGCCACGAGGAGCTCTGGACGGTCCTCGGCGCCCAGGTCTCGACGGGCCCCACCGGCGAGGTCGACGGGACCTCGTTCCGGGTCTGGGCCCCCAACGCCCTGGAGGTCCAGGTCGCTGGCGAGTGGGCCGGCTGGGACGGCGCCGCGCACCCGATGACCCGGCTCGACGGCTCCGGGGTGTGGCACGTCCACGTGCCCGCCGCGGGCGTCGGCTCGCAGTACAAGTACCGCATCCGCGGCGCGGACGGCGCCTGGGTCGACCGCGCCGACCCGATGGCCCAGTACGCCGAGCGGCCGCCGAGCTCGGCGTCGGTCGTGTGGCGCTCGCAGCACGTGTGGGGCGACCAGGACTGGCTCGAGGCGCGCCGCGACAAGCAGCCCGTCGACGAGGCGATGTCGGTCTACGAGGTGCACCTCGCGTCGTGGCGCAAGCACCCCCACTCCCACGGACCCGGCGGCGACCTCTACGACTGGGACCAGATCGCCGACGCGCTGGTGCCCTACGTCTCCGACCTCGGCTTCACCCACGTCGAGTTCATGCCGGTCATGCAGCACCCGTTCGGCGGCTCGTGGGGCTACCACGTCACCTCCTACTTCGCCGCCGACTCCCGCTTCGGCGACCCCGACGGCCTCAAGCGGCTCATCGACCGGCTGCACCAGGCCGGCGTCGGCGTGATCCTCGACTGGGTCCCCGGCCACTTCGCCACCGACGAGTGGGCCCTCGCCCGCTTCGACGGCACCCCGCTCTACGAGGACCCCAACCCCCAGCGCGGCTGGCACAAGGAGTGGGGCTCGCACATCTTCAACTTCGGGCGCAACGAGGTGCGCAACTTCCTCTACGCCAACGCGGTCTTCTGGCTCGAGGAGTTCCACGCCGACGGCCTGCGCGTCGACGGCGTGGCCTCGATGCTCTACCTCGACTACGCGCGCGAGCACGGCGAGTGGTCGCCCAACGTCCACGGCGGGCGGGAGAACCTCGAGGCGGTGCAGTTCCTCCAGGAGATGAACGCCACCGTCTACAAGCGCGTCCCCGGCATCGTCACCATCGCCGAGGAGTCGACCGCGTGGCCGGGCGTCACCGGCCCGACCAGCGAGGGCGGGCTCGGCTTCGGGTTCAAGTGGAACATGGGCTGGATGCACGACTCCCTGACCTACATGGCCAAGGACCCGCTCTACCGCAGCCACCACCACGGCCAGATGACGTTCTCGCTGGTCTACGCCTTCGCCGAGAACTACGTCCTGCCGATCAGCCACGACGAGGTCGTGCACGGCAAGGGCTCGCTGCTGCGCAAGATGCCCGGCGACCGCTGGCAGCAGCTGGCGAACCTCCGCGCGTACCTCGCCTTCATGTGGGCCCACCCCGGCAAGCAGCTGCTCTTCATGGGCTGCGAGCTCGGCCAGGAGTCGGAGTGGGCCGAGAGCCGCGAGCTCGACTGGTGGCTGCTCGAGCACCCCGAGCACGCCGGCGTCCACGCGATGGTGCGCGACATGAACGCCGCCTACACCGCCTCGGGCGCCCTGTGGGGCCGGGACAACGACCCGGCCGGCTTCCAGTGGGTCGACGCCAACGACGCGGGCCGCAACACGTTCTCGTTCGTGCGCCGCTCCCCCGGCTCCCCCGACCTGGTGTGCGTGTCGAACTTCGCCGGGCAGCCGCACGAGGGCTACCGCCTCGGCCTGCCCTCGGCCGGCACCTGGACCGAGGTGCTCAACACCGACGCCTCCGCCTACCACGGCTCCGGCGTCGGCAACCTCGGCTCCATCACCGCCGTCGAGGGCGAGCACGTCGGCCAGCCCGCCCACGCCGACGTCGTGGTGCCGCCCCTCGCCACGGTCTGGTTCCGCAAGGAGGCCTGA
- a CDS encoding maltokinase N-terminal cap-like domain-containing protein — protein sequence MNDQVASWVAQARWFGGKGRDWTLTALRRVGELPDPPPGLRVVIELAEVTYADGDTELYQLPLALYSEPQDRLGHALLGEWDDADHGHAWVYDALHDREAMALWLRAFDAAANATRGLLHFHRVPGHDLDLEAHSTLFSGEQSNSSVAFGDDALMKVFRKVTPGVNPDIAIHHVLTEAGSTHVAALYGWLDLVDEDTDTTIQLAMLQQFLRTASDGWDLALASVRNLFAEADLHAEEVGGDFAGEAARLGVALAEVHADLAAHFPREQRDAAALDRLASAMEGRLDAAIAVVPALTAYEEDLRRTFARLRELDGVEVQQVHGDLHLGQTLRTVKGWKIVDFEGEPAKPLAVRLEPDSVWRDVAGMIRSFDYAPRVTALTGAGADSSETEQRAYRAAEWSARNRQAFLESYTEQRGTGLDEAASALLDAYLADKVVYEAVYEARNRPGWISIPLAALGDTP from the coding sequence GTGAACGACCAGGTCGCTTCGTGGGTCGCGCAGGCCCGCTGGTTCGGCGGCAAGGGCCGCGACTGGACGCTGACGGCGCTGCGGCGCGTCGGCGAGCTGCCCGACCCGCCGCCGGGCCTGCGGGTCGTCATCGAGCTGGCGGAGGTGACCTACGCCGACGGCGACACCGAGCTCTACCAGCTGCCGCTCGCCCTCTACTCCGAGCCGCAGGACCGTCTGGGCCACGCGCTGCTCGGCGAGTGGGACGACGCGGACCACGGGCACGCGTGGGTCTACGACGCGCTGCACGACCGCGAGGCGATGGCGCTGTGGCTGCGGGCCTTCGACGCGGCGGCCAACGCCACCCGCGGGCTGCTCCACTTCCACCGGGTGCCGGGCCACGACCTGGACCTCGAGGCCCACTCCACGCTCTTCTCCGGCGAGCAGTCGAACTCGTCGGTCGCGTTCGGCGACGACGCCCTGATGAAGGTGTTCCGCAAGGTCACCCCGGGCGTGAACCCGGACATCGCGATCCACCACGTCCTCACCGAGGCCGGGTCGACGCACGTCGCGGCGCTCTACGGCTGGCTCGACCTGGTCGACGAGGACACCGACACGACCATCCAGCTGGCGATGCTCCAGCAGTTCCTGCGCACCGCCAGCGACGGCTGGGACCTGGCCCTGGCCAGCGTGCGCAACCTGTTCGCCGAGGCGGACCTCCACGCCGAGGAGGTGGGCGGGGACTTCGCGGGGGAGGCCGCGCGGCTCGGCGTGGCGCTCGCCGAGGTGCACGCCGACCTGGCCGCGCACTTCCCGCGCGAGCAGCGCGACGCCGCGGCGCTCGACCGCCTCGCCTCGGCGATGGAGGGACGCCTCGACGCGGCCATCGCGGTGGTGCCGGCCCTGACGGCCTACGAGGAAGACCTGCGCCGCACGTTCGCCCGGCTGCGGGAGCTCGACGGCGTCGAGGTCCAGCAGGTCCACGGCGACCTGCACCTGGGCCAGACGCTGCGCACCGTCAAGGGCTGGAAGATCGTCGACTTCGAGGGCGAGCCGGCCAAGCCCCTCGCCGTACGCCTCGAGCCGGACTCGGTGTGGCGTGACGTGGCCGGGATGATCCGGTCGTTCGACTACGCCCCGCGGGTGACCGCCCTCACCGGGGCGGGCGCCGACAGCTCCGAGACCGAGCAGCGCGCCTACCGGGCGGCCGAGTGGTCGGCCCGCAACCGGCAGGCGTTCCTGGAGTCCTACACCGAGCAACGGGGTACCGGGCTCGACGAGGCGGCGAGCGCCCTGCTCGACGCCTACCTCGCGGACAAGGTCGTCTACGAGGCCGTCTACGAAGCACGCAACCGACCGGGGTGGATCTCCATCCCGCTCGCCGCGTTGGGAGACACGCCATGA
- the treS gene encoding maltose alpha-D-glucosyltransferase yields MPTDAGAATAVLNAEPEWFKTAVFYEVLVRSFRDSNGDGTGDFKGLIEKLDYLEWLGVDCLWVPPFFTSPLRDGGYDVADYNNILPECGTVEDFHEFLDACHQRGIRVIIDFVMNHTSDAHPWFQASRSDPEGPYGDFYVWSDTDDLYQDARVIFVDTEPSNWTWDPVRQQYYWHRFFHHQPDLNFDNPKVHEAMLDAMAFWLDMGLDGFRLDAVPYLYERAGTNGENLPETHDFLKKCRRFVDEHYPGRVLLCEANQWPADVVEYFGPEQTEDGRWVGTECHMAFHFPVMPRIFMAVRRESRFPISEILEQTPEIPDGCQWGIFLRNHDELTLEMVTDEDRDYMWSEYAHDPRMKANIGIRRRLAPLLDNDVNRMELFTALLLSLPGSPVLYYGDEIGMGDNIWLGDRDGVRTPMQWTPDRNAGFSSATPGKLHLPAIQDPVYGYQSVNVEAQLENTSSLLHWTRRLVHTRRRHPAFGLGDFTDLGGSNPSVLSYVREHEGPDGRDVILCVNNLSRFPQPVELDLRHYEGMVPVELLGGVPFPAVGELPYLLTLGGYGFLWLRLTDSSTTGTMAGAGTGSMDTGVEQ; encoded by the coding sequence ATGCCGACCGACGCCGGAGCAGCGACCGCGGTGCTCAACGCGGAGCCCGAGTGGTTCAAGACCGCCGTGTTCTACGAGGTGCTGGTGCGGTCGTTCCGTGACTCCAACGGCGACGGGACCGGCGACTTCAAGGGCCTGATCGAGAAGCTCGACTACCTCGAGTGGCTCGGCGTCGACTGCCTGTGGGTCCCGCCGTTCTTCACCTCGCCGCTGCGCGACGGCGGCTACGACGTCGCCGACTACAACAACATCCTCCCCGAGTGCGGCACGGTCGAGGACTTCCACGAGTTCCTCGACGCCTGCCACCAGCGCGGCATCCGGGTGATCATCGACTTCGTCATGAACCACACCAGCGACGCGCACCCGTGGTTCCAGGCCAGCCGCAGCGACCCCGAGGGCCCCTACGGCGACTTCTACGTCTGGTCCGACACCGACGACCTCTACCAGGACGCCCGGGTCATCTTCGTCGACACCGAGCCGTCGAACTGGACGTGGGACCCGGTGCGCCAGCAGTACTACTGGCACCGGTTCTTCCACCACCAGCCCGACCTCAACTTCGACAACCCCAAGGTCCACGAGGCGATGCTGGACGCGATGGCGTTCTGGCTCGACATGGGCCTCGACGGGTTCCGCCTCGACGCCGTGCCGTACCTGTACGAGCGGGCCGGCACCAACGGCGAGAACCTCCCGGAGACCCACGACTTCCTGAAGAAGTGCCGGCGCTTCGTCGACGAGCACTACCCCGGCCGGGTCCTGCTCTGCGAGGCCAACCAGTGGCCGGCCGACGTGGTCGAGTACTTCGGCCCGGAGCAGACCGAGGACGGTCGCTGGGTCGGCACCGAGTGCCACATGGCGTTCCACTTCCCGGTGATGCCGCGCATCTTCATGGCCGTGCGCCGCGAGTCGCGCTTCCCGATCTCGGAGATCCTCGAGCAGACGCCCGAGATCCCCGACGGCTGCCAGTGGGGCATCTTCCTGCGCAACCACGACGAGCTGACCCTCGAGATGGTCACCGACGAGGACCGCGACTACATGTGGTCGGAGTACGCCCACGACCCGCGGATGAAGGCCAACATCGGCATCCGCCGCCGCCTGGCGCCCCTGCTGGACAACGACGTCAACCGGATGGAGCTGTTCACCGCCCTCCTGCTGTCGCTGCCCGGCTCGCCGGTGCTCTACTACGGCGACGAGATCGGGATGGGCGACAACATCTGGCTCGGCGACCGTGACGGCGTGCGCACCCCGATGCAGTGGACCCCCGACCGCAACGCCGGCTTCTCGTCCGCGACGCCGGGCAAGCTGCACCTGCCGGCGATCCAGGACCCGGTCTACGGCTACCAGTCGGTCAACGTCGAGGCGCAGCTGGAGAACACCTCCTCGCTGCTGCACTGGACCCGGCGCCTGGTCCACACCCGGCGCCGGCACCCGGCCTTCGGGCTGGGCGACTTCACCGACCTCGGCGGCTCCAACCCGAGCGTGCTGTCCTACGTCCGCGAGCACGAGGGACCGGACGGGCGTGACGTGATCCTGTGCGTCAACAACCTGTCCCGCTTCCCGCAGCCGGTCGAGCTGGACCTGCGCCACTACGAGGGCATGGTCCCGGTCGAGCTGCTCGGCGGCGTGCCGTTCCCGGCCGTCGGCGAGCTGCCCTACCTGCTGACGCTCGGTGGGTACGGCTTCCTCTGGCTCCGGCTGACCGACTCGAGCACGACCGGCACCATGGCCGGCGCCGGCACCGGCAGCATGGACACGGGGGTGGAGCAGTGA